In Macrobrachium rosenbergii isolate ZJJX-2024 chromosome 6, ASM4041242v1, whole genome shotgun sequence, a genomic segment contains:
- the LOC136839844 gene encoding N66 matrix protein-like — translation MNLWSRTSSPQKDSCHNQYSTAEISTLQPSYSYEGPLLKTEEEEEEEEEEEEEEEEERKRPTFPSGHLHEITLSTTAPPTPHTRKKTGRCSLDGGENDGLHGDENDGLHGDENDGRNGDENDGLNGDKNGGRNGDENDGLNGGENDGLNGDENDGRNGDTNNGLDGDENDGRIGDENDGRNGDKNNVRNGDENDGLNGGENDGLNGDENDGRNGDTNNGLDGDENDGRIGDENDGLNGDENDGRNGDKNNVRNGDENDGLNGGKNDGLNGDENDGRNGDTNNGLDGDENDGRIGDENDGLNGDENDGRNGDKNNVRNGDENDGLNGDENDGRNGDTINGLDGDENYGLNGDENDGRNGDKNNVRNGDENDGRNGDENDIFR, via the exons ATGAACCTTTGGTCGAGAACGTCTTCCCCACAGAAG GACAGCTGCCACAATCAATACAGCACAGCTGAGATTTCTACTTTACAACCAAGTTACTCATACGAAG GTCCTCTTCtgaaaacggaagaagaagaagaagaagaagaagaagaagaagaagaagaagaagaagaaagaaagcgaCCGACCTTCCCATCAGGTCACCTGCATGAAATAACGCTCTCAACCACCGCCCCCCCAACTCCCCACACCAGGAAG AAGACGGGACGATGCAGCCTTGATGGTGGTGAGAATGATGGTCTTCATGGTGATGAGAATGATGGTCTTCATGGTGATGAGAATGACGGTCGTAATGGTGATGAGAATGATGGCCTTAATGGTGATAAGAATGGCGGTCGTAATGGCGATGAGAATGATGGTCTTAACGGTGGTGAGAATGATGGTCTTAATGGTGATGAGAATGACGGTCGTAATGGTGATACGAATAATGGTCTAGATGGTGATGAAAATGACGGTCGTATTGGTGATGAGAATGACGGTCGTAATGGTGATAAAAATAATGTTCGTAATGGTGATGAGAATGATGGTCTTAACGGTGGTGAGAATGATGGTCTTAATGGTGATGAGAATGACGGTCGTAATGGTGATACGAATAATGGTCTAGATGGTGATGAAAATGACGGTCGTATTGGTGATGAAAATGATGGTCTTAATGGTGATGAGAATGACGGTCGTAATGGTGATAAAAATAATGTTCGTAATGGTGATGAGAATGATGGTCTTAACGGTGGTAAGAATGATGGTCTTAATGGTGATGAGAATGACGGTCGTAATGGTGATACGAATAATGGTCTAGATGGTGATGAAAATGACGGTCGTATTGGTGATGAAAATGATGGTCTTAATGGTGATGAGAATGACGGTCGTAATGGTGATAAAAATAATGTTCGTAATGGTGATGAGAATGATGGTCTTAACGGTGATGAGAATGACGGTCGTAATGGTGATACGATTAATGGTCTAGATGGTGATGAAAATTATGGTCTTAATGGTGATGAGAATGACGGTCGTAATGGTGATAAAAATAATGTTCGTAATGGTGATGAGAATGACGGTCGTAATGGTGATGAGAATGACATTTTCAGGTGA